The following is a genomic window from Euwallacea similis isolate ESF13 chromosome 4, ESF131.1, whole genome shotgun sequence.
atacattaaacatgGCTAAATTCTAGTGCTCGTTATCCTCAGAACttgtttaaacaatttttagtgTAATAATGGGCTAGCTACAGTTCTGTTCAAACTCTTGTTTTGAACGGATCACGTGCGAATGACATGCATTTGTCTCGATGGATATTTTATAGTCATAGTCACACTATGGTAAAGCTGTTTCAGTCAAACTGTAGTTTGCAGCAGTAAGCAAGACAAGGACGCAGCTTGAAGTCAGTTGCTTGATGCCagtatagtttttttattatcaatgaAACTGCGAAAAAATGCTTACTGGCAGACATGAAAGGAATTCAAGACATAGGCGTaacaaaaactatattttttgaatgacTATAACAAATTTAGCAAATACacgttatttttcaattacatttaaatacaGAATTTATCGTTCTCATCATCAGTGGAATCACTATCGATGCTCGGCTGAATAATTATTGAGGCAACAGGTGACACAGTTTTTCCACACTATGTTGTGTAATTCTCTTATCGCCTGccgaatattttccaaattcgaGCCGCTTGGGAGGTGACTTATTTATATTTcgtaatctttttttaaatgctccAAATTATTTCGATTGggttaaaaatgtaataataggGCAGTAAACGCAAAATTCTATGTCGTTATACTCTTTTTTGAAAGTAACCGGAAACGATAAGGGGCCTTGTCCATTATAATTAAGGGGGATGTTTGGTAGTAATTGTTCGGTGAACCATTTTTCGAATAGTCGAGCCGATACACATGCATGTAAAACCAGAAACGggcaacaaaaattaaattttaagcgCTCTTCGTCGGCGCCACTGGTTTCAGTTCGTTTACACCTACGAGTACCGGTCTCCATGCGGAGTAGCGGTGCATGTCAAATATTCATCGTTTCGCAACCCAAGCCGAGGCAATATCCATTTGGTCCGTTGGTTTAGGCATCCTGAATGTTTCGGGGCTCCGTCACCAAATAGGCGAGAAAGCTTAGCAgttatgatttaattttccatcGAGATATTTTTGATCGTTCCTTCTATAGGAGAGGTTTtcaacatattaaaaatactaaaagtaTAGATTAGAGCTGATTGTCTGAATGTCCCGTCAGGGACAAATAAAAGCTCATAAGCGAATTGtagttttgcaatttttgttcCTCTCTTTACACTGAATCATGGCTCTTCAATGGGGAATCGTTTCAACAGGATGCATTGCACACGATTTTGTCTCAGCCCTTAAAGCCCTACCCCAAGATAAGCATCAAATAGTTGCTGTGGCAGCTCGATCTTTATCCAGGTAGAAATCATCAACCAAATCTTACACCTACATATATTCTTTCATATTTTCAGCGCagaaaaatttgcaaagaCCCATGAGATTCCCAAAGCTTATGAGGGTTACGAAAATATAGCCAAAAACCCTAAGGTGCAGGTCGTCTATATTGGGGTGCTAAATCCACAGCATCATGAAGTAGCCACTTTAATGCTCCAGAATGGAAAACACGTGCTACTAGAGAAGCCCTTCACGTTGAATGAGAAACTAACCAGGAGAGTTTTGGAGTTggcaaaaagccaaaatttgTTCATTATGGAAGCGATTTGGACCAGGTTTTTCCCAGTTTTCCAAGACGTCAGGCAACTGCTAAATTCTGGAGCATTAGGAGAGGTTCGAGCAAATATCCCATATGGAGcttggaaatttaattctgaaaacTAGATTAGGTTTGCATCAACAACTTTTGGAGTAACAGTGGGGGATGTTGATAGGGTCAAACAGAAAGCCCTGGGAGGCAGTGCGGTTCTAGACATAGGAATCTATGCATTACAATTCCAGCAATTTGTTTTCCGTGGTTTGAAGCCTGAGAAAATTGTCACTGCAGGACATCTTAACGAACAAGAGGTTGACAACGCATTTTCCGTCATTTTCACCTATCCCGGACATAAAACTGCTGTGTTAAGTTGTGACGTTACAGTGGACTTCCCCAATGAaggtaagtaaataataaatcctGCACAAGAAAGCCACTAAATCAAGGAGATTATTTAGCTATTATTGTTGGGACTAAAGGAACAGTAAAAATTTCTTCTCCCTTTTGGGCCCCTCTAAGTTACACGTTAAACGGAGAAGTCAAGGAAAAgcctattttcaaaaatgaaaggaaatttaatttttggaattccGCTGGACTTGCTTATCAAGCCATTGAGGTgaggaaaagtatttttgaggGCAAAACTGAGAGCTCTACAGTGCCTCACGAGGAGACTATTCAGCTTGCAGCATGGATGGATCAGATTAGAAAAGAATTGGGGGTTGTATTTTCGATTGATACGTTATAGGGTAGTACTTTACTAAATgaaatcataaattaaatagcaaaagcatttttaattttcccattaatcctgcacatttttaaatttcccgCCTTTAAGAAAATGGTGTCAATGTGATTTTCACTTCCACTCTGGAAAACTATGTGGCGCCACGTGATTATTACTTAACCAGTGTTAATTTTACTAGTCATGTGGTATTTGTTCTACAATTTCCCAAAGGAGTCATGTGATGAACTTTGGACTCCATGTTTGATTACTGACAATAAGACAATTTTCTTGCGATCAAGGAAAATTATTGACTATTcttaaatgcaataatattttgatattgttACTTTTAGTTAacaaattacaagaaaatgtAACAATGTAtagtgttttaaaaatagtaaaattcaACTTACGTCTGAGCAGAATCACTTTAAAGCCACAGCAAAAGTTGTCTTTTAGCCTCGATCAAGTAATACTCAAAAAGATTTATCGTGCTCAGAGCAAATGCTTACAGCAGGAACATGCCGCATTTAAGGAGAAAAAATACTGGGAATGGAAATTCGATAACTGGTCATACATTCCGCTTAGTATTATTTTCGCCTCTGCCTTTACTGTTGCTCATTGTGATTCACTAAGAGATTCCATCGATATCGAAAGTAAACAAGAGAAGAGACTATTGAAGGCTGTTCAGTATGGTCTTACACATGAAGTCAGCAAGTAAGTGCATATTAAGCCTCATCCACATAGAAGTAGCCAGGGCTTACATTTGGAGTGGCAATAAgtcattagaaatttttcgatgtggatattgtatttttcatattaaccCTGCAGTGCTTCTGTGAGTTAGAAACAGCCCAGCTCTTTAAgaaatgataattttgaaactagGATAATAGTTATTGTCCACGCCTCAGTATTCCTTGCTGTCACTGCACTCTTTGAGTAACTGTTAGTTTAGTATTCACAAATCAAATTTGTGTGTAAGAGACAAAAACCTGCACTTTGTGTAGGTTTTTGCAGTTTATCATATTTACACACTAATTCATTCACCTGGCACTCCATCTAATTCCTTCATGAGGATCAAGACCTTGTGGTACCTTATCCTATGTAGTAAAagttatatacatatataccttatgtatataaatacttatatttataattcaatGTACCATGTACATCTTAAAGCTTTGAGTAGAAATCCAACTTGCTACCCTTATATTTCATTATGCTCAAAGAATATGTGGTGTGTGGATTGGTTTCCTTTTTGATGATATATCCTGAATAATATCTCACAAAATGTTTATCAACAGCATGATTAAAAATGGTGTTGATGTGAACTTAAGACACAACCTGGGATGGACACCTTTAATGGTAGCAGCTGTAAGTGGACATTATGACGTAGTTAAGCTCTTATTGGCCAATGGAGCAAACCCTAATTTACCAGACAATTACATCAATCCTCAAAGAACTGCTCAAGAAAAAGGCCTTCGTCCCATAGAAGGTACATTTTTATCCTCTTGAAATACATTCATtcatatttattcttttttagtgTTTATGCGTAGAGATGAAGAATTCTCAAGTTTGCTAAACAATAAAGCCACATTTAGGGGTTTCACAGCTTTGCATTATGCGACCTTAATTGATAACTTTGATATTGCTAAGTTGTTGATTGAAAATGGAGCGAATCCATGTTTGGAGACTGAGGCGGGCCAAAAACCTCTAACTTATGCAAAAGATGGCCCTCTTAAGAAGTTTTTGCAGCTGCAAACTGAAAAGTATGAGGAAATCCAAAAAGAAAAGGATTTAGAGGAAAGAAGGAAATTTCCTCTTGAAGATCGGCTCAAGAAGTACATCGTGGGTCAAGAAGGGGCAATTGCTACTGTAGCTGCAAGTATACATATGTGGTTCTAAAGAGcacttcatttaaaataataaagtttattttagcGGTTCGAAGGAAGGAAAATGGGTGGACTGACGGAGATCACCCCGtagttttcttgtttttggGGTCTTCTGGCATTGGCAAAACTGAATTAGCCAAGCAGTTAGCTCATTACATacataaagataaaaaagagTCTTttattcgtctcgacatgtCCGAGTTTCAGGAAAAGCATGAGGTGCTAACTACCGTTGcctaattcaaaaaaattaagttttaattaatcaacATACAGGTGGCAAAATTAATTGGAGCTCCTCCTGGTTATATCGGTCACGATGAAGGAGGGCAGTTAACGAAGAGATTGAAGACTTGTCCTGATGCTGTGGTATTATTTGACGAAGTAGATAAAGCACATCCTGATGTTCTTACAGTAAGTTTTCACTTACTTTTCAGGAAGTAAGGAGTGACGATGACTTTTACTAGGTGCTTCTGCAATTGTTTGACGAGGGTCGGCTGACCGACGGTCAAGGTAAAACAATTGAATGTAAAAACGCGATATTTGTGATGACGTCCAATTTGGCCAGTCAGGAAATTGCTCATCACGCCCTCACCTTGCGGGAAGGGGTCGAGAAACTTAAGGAGGAGAGGTTAAAAAATGCCTCAAAAGGTATCTTGTaaactttttcataattttatcttAAGGAACTTTGATTACAGACGAAACCAATAGTTTCTCAGAAGATATAGTAATATCAAGGAAATTTAAAGACGCAGTAGTAAAGCCAATACTCAAGCGCCACTTTAAACGAGACGAATTCTTGGGTAGAATTAACGAAATTATCTATTTCCTGCCATTTTCTAGAAGTGAACTTGTGCAATTGGTGCAAAGGGAGCTGGAATGCTGGGCCCAAAGGGTATTTCATATGCATTCTCCTCCTAATTTCTCagataattacattttaattatttcaggcAAAAGAGCGACacaaaattgatataaaatggGACAGGAACGTGGAATCTGCTCTGGCCGATGGTTACGATGTATGCTACGGTGCTCGATCTATTAAATACGAAGTGGAGCGGAGAGTGGTAAACCAACTGGCAGCAGCCCATGAAAATGGAGTCATCGGCAAAGGATCAAGCATTAACATCACGGCCACATGGCCGGAAAACGCGGAGTATGCGGAAATTAAGATTCAAGTGAAAAACAACGGGTACAAGGATTTCATTGACATCGGGAGTTCTTTGCCTATCAAAAAGGCTTCGTCATtttggtaaataattttggttcaatatgatttatttgtaaatacaTGAGATTTTTGAGGTTTCAAAACGATTTATGAGGTACTATTTTGGtttgttgaaaatgatttttctataGGTAATGCATTAAACTCGCCTTTATATTTTAAaccataatataaaatataaggCGATTTCTATCTTGTCATAAATATTATGGTATATTTTATGTCCAATTTGGCTAAAAAAGCTCTTTTTAGTAATGCTTTCTGGAAATAAAGTGATTTATTGTATTCCTAGTACAAAAAAATAGGTGAATTACTAGTTCTACTAGAATGAAGCAGGTACCTAACGTACGTTTTCGGTACTGATAATCACTGTTGATGGTGACTACGATATTGACCGAcgaacaacaatttttttaaataagtgaTTAAGGTATTTTGGGAATAAGGTATTGGCGAATAATAAGGTTCGCCTAACgcaaaaatggaaataacgTTAAAAAGAAAACCTCTTTCGGATACTGAGTCTATGTCCAAAAAGATTCCCACTGAAAATTCCACTGGTTTGTTGATTTGACAGGCATATTGTTCAGCTCCAATAGGAAAGGCTCTGAGGACCCCTCCTTCAGATTTCAATTCGGCAGCTTTACCATCCAacagtaatatatttttcactaCATATTCATGCAAACCAACTCACTATTTCATCCTGAAATCAACACaaaagcataaaattaaatacaaaatttattgaatataggtattttaagtgcaaaaatgtagatataaaagaaaattacaccTGAAGTTCCTGCAAAGTCGCATATTAAGTCCTAAGCTTAAGAAGAAAAGTTCCTTTACTTAATGGCATAAGAAATgcgattttaaataatacaataaataatatcacaaagaaagaaaacatgtgcggtaataaaaataatagctCTTGTTATCGATTTGTCTTAAACAAATCAATTAAGTGCTCGGGCAAAagacaataattaaatatataattagcTTATATAAATGCAGACGTACATTTTTTCCTGCatgtcaccctgtataataatattagtaaCAAAGCaatatcaataaaaaccaaaagaaTTTCACTAATGGTGTACTCGTAAGAGCATTTTCAATGTTATAGATCAAtcttttttggagttttcCTCATTTTCAACATACTTCCTTCAACGTCAATTGAATCCACTAACTTTTTGGTTTCCCCATCTTGCAATTTTGTTGACATAAGAATGATGCTCTGTGCTAAATTTGAGTTAAAAGCTTAAATCAATTTGAGTCAAAAATTTGATTGTACCAAATTGTCTTCCAATTCTGGCGGGCTTTTAAATGCCCCAGTCGACTCATCTTGTTGGTACTCACTAGAAAATTCCTCATAGTTTTCACTGCTGTCCACATATTCCTCTTGTTCAAGACTGTCTTGTCTATTTTCGTCCAGTTCGGGATGTTCGTTAGATGTAGTGTTGTTTTCTGTTAAAGCTGCAGCTTCATGTTCCTCATCAGTTTTATCGTCATTAGTAGGTCTTTCCCCGTGGTAATTGCCTCTTCCTCTCCTTCCTCTTCTAAAACTACCTCTACCACCTCGAAAGCTGTTTCGATGCGGTTTTTGCCCTCCTGAGGTCCAATCAGGAACATGCTTTATTtctgcataacatttttttttcagtgatATGCAAATAAATTCATCCAAACATTAAGTTTTCAGCAAAATGtgctaataaaattaagttataaTGTGGTAGATACAAAAGATTAAACATTATCAAAAATCTTGTAGTGGCAtgaagaagcaatttttttacaaaaagtaTGAATCATCTGAATATTATTAAGGCTCCtagtttcataataaaaatagatattaCCAGCAATTTTAGTTCCTTCATCTAAAGTGCAACTCCTCTGCCCACTGTCCACTTTCAGCTGAACCTTGATGTTAACaggattttcaataacttcTTCTCTATCTTTTGGCATTATGTGCCTGCCTCTTCCTCTAGGGTTACGGCCCCTGAAACTTCCTCTGCCACGCCTCGACATTTGAGGAACCCCCTCTAAGACTTGAGGTGCATCTGAAAAACGTAGCTCCtttttaactgtttctttAGGCCCTCTTTCTGAATAATTGTCTTTGGAATCAGGGTAGCTTTCAttgttgttgttattattGTGCTGTTGATTTCGGGGTCTCCTCTGATTGGATGGTCTCTGAAGTGTCTCATCTGGCTTTGGTGAGCTACCGGGCAGTTCACGAGATGGATCTTTTAAGTAGTTGTATGAAGGGTCTGGCGGAGGCTGTTTTCTTGGATCTACTGGCTAtagaaagaagagaaaatagATTACagccaaaattttaatatacaaacAGTGAAACCTTGTCTTCTGGAGAGCTGCCTTGCTCTTTGTGTTTTTTGTCGAGAAACTCTCTTAGATCTGGCACACCGAAGTTTTGTAGGGCCTTCTGCACCCCGGGAGGTAGCCTAAGGGCAGGGTTTTTGCGAGGGTTGTAGAGTTTTTTATCGGGAAGTTTCTTATGGGGTTCGTTGTCGGCCATTGTTCGCTAATATTAGAGCATAGGGAATATTTATAGCACCATCATAAACAAGACTAGACTtactttcttaaaaattacgACAGAATGACGTAACCATTGTAGTGGCAAATCATCTGATTGACTTGAATGAAAACGTCACGAAAACAGTGTGTAATAGGACTCTGTAATTGTCAAATCGCAGCTTGAGCTATTCCCCATCAGAGGGCATTACTAATGGGACAGTCAATTTGTTTTTCGCGGTTCGTCAATTGTTTCCCGCCGCTCTACATGGCGTCCAAATATCAGCCCCTTGGTCTTCCAtgagtttttttatgatttcataaaaaaatcaaataatcgGATGTATGTGAGGATAGCGaaggtgaattttaaaatcagtGATAACTCTagagggtgtcccaaaaaagcggggcgtcatttttttaagtggaaTCACCTGCATTTTTTCACGTAATAGAATCCGCTTTCGAGCCCGTGTTAGTTTCTAGATCCTTTTTATCCTGGGACGCAGAGACTCGAAGCGATGCAGTGCccatttaacaaaattacacTTTATGACTCCGCACTTTTCTGGGACACCCCGTGGGGCTGTAGCTAATTTTCGAATCCACCTTCATTAGCCTCACATACGCCCacataaatgatttttttatgaaatcagaAATAGACTCGTATGTGCCCGAGGGGCAGTTAAatcgacaccctgtattaataATTCCTCAAATCTCCCAATAACGTAACAAAGAAGTGGTTTTCAGGGCTCATCGCTGAAAATGTGGCTTTGGAACCGAAGTCGAAATGTGATGGGCTTGTAGCGACGCTGTCTTCACGTCCGCAAGGGCTGTAGCTGGGCATCTGGACGCCGCAACGACGCCAGTCGACGCGGACGCTCTCGCTGAACACCACGAATTCCTCGTTATCCCGGAAAGGACGCGAAGGATCACGCGATTTTCATATTAGGATGAGCGGCTCTTCAGGGAGATAAAATCGTTCCCATCGCGCTTCGACATCTGGGACCACTTTGGGACTTGAAACCTGGATACGGTTTTGATAGGTGAGACTTTCAAGCagctctttttaaattttttttggttggttttttgttattttggtCTGAGGAACGAAGTGTTTCATCCAGGTCTGCGCAGAGAAGGGTGGAGGTCTAAGGGCTTAGAAgttgcgtttttttttcagtgcTTCCGAGCACATTCTGGAAAGGACTAAGcgattgtttttttactacatttcttttacattatattttccaaatttaaagaatttaaattctaattaatataaacacGCTGCAGGCAAATGTTGACCCTCCTATTTTGGTTGTTTACAGAAGAAACAGAGCGGATCCAAAAATTCGGTTTttgcgaaatatttttttggccGATATATTTGCTTTTGCTTTAATATTAGGTGTGCGTTAACTCGTTTggatatgtaaataaaaaaaattgaaatcggTCGCAAAACCACAAGACTGATTAATGTTTAAGAAAAGATTGCGAAGGAGACTTTTGTGTTGAAACACTCTCGTATTTATCTCACGACTTCTTTTGATCAGTTCTGACtcgcttaaaaaaattccatcccTCAACAACCAGAAGAAAAATGGATATACAGGTTAAACTAAGAAGAGGGCGAGATAACTTTTGTACATTTTCACATTCCTCCTCTTTGAGCAAACGCTTTCATTGAATATGGCGCGATAACGTCGTCTGAAGGGAAACTTTTCCCAGGCTGAAGTTAAGTGATGGAGATTgataatttcagttttcagtAAAAAGAGTTCGTGTTATGTTGATATTTAGGATTTTATTTGTGATACACTAAACACTTTTCTTAtgctaataatttattttcaggttCGGGCTTCAGCAGGCAGTGTTTGACAGCTTCGTTTACGGGTTCCACCTAAGAAGTTCCATCTGGATAGAATACGGAGAAAGTCCCGGGCTATTGCCGCCAAACGCGGCAAAAAAGTCAAGGCAAGTTTTCGTTTAATTACCAAGGAATTATGTATTTGCCCGAGGAgccaaattatttaaaattagtcgTCGCGGCCTCGAATCTCCATATATCTGCACCTCAGGGGTAAACTGTACTAAGTCCAATTTTGTATCGAATCCGGGTTTTCTGTACTCAGTccaataacatttaataacattaaatgACTGAGTGCAGAAAACTCACATTCGATAGAAATTGACTTAGCACAGTTTACCCCTGAGGTACAGAATCGTGTGacattttcaagatttttaaacACTATAGGCAcagaatgaattatttttgtgtCCGATACGATTATAAAGAGCTGTTTATGACACAGTTTAGCGGCagtaaattaattcattatgGTCCTGGTACAATCGAGGAGGGGgatttaaaattcttgtaAAATAAAGGGGGCAACATAGTTCCAGAACTATCAGAGTTGCCACAGAAAAACCATTATAAAAGGTATTTTCATATGGTTTTATACGATTCTTACATAATGTACTGACTCCATAAATAACTTATATCCGATTGTTTTATAGATATCTCtg
Proteins encoded in this region:
- the LOC136408109 gene encoding trans-1,2-dihydrobenzene-1,2-diol dehydrogenase-like — encoded protein: MALQWGIVSTGCIAHDFVSALKALPQDKHQIVAVAARSLSSAEKFAKTHEIPKAYEGYENIAKNPKVQVVYIGVLNPQHHEVATLMLQNGKHVLLEKPFTLNEKLTRRVLELAKSQNLFIMEAIWTRFFPVFQDVRQLLNSGALGEIRFASTTFGVTVGDVDRVKQKALGGSAVLDIGIYALQFQQFVFRGLKPEKIVTAGHLNEQEVDNAFSVIFTYPGHKTAVLSCDVTVDFPNEAIIVGTKGTVKISSPFWAPLSYTLNGEVKEKPIFKNERKFNFWNSAGLAYQAIEVRKSIFEGKTESSTVPHEETIQLAAWMDQIRKELGVVFSIDTL
- the LOC136408399 gene encoding mitochondrial disaggregase-like isoform X1 produces the protein MYSVLKIVKFNLRLSRITLKPQQKLSFSLDQVILKKIYRAQSKCLQQEHAAFKEKKYWEWKFDNWSYIPLSIIFASAFTVAHCDSLRDSIDIESKQEKRLLKAVQYGLTHEVSNMIKNGVDVNLRHNLGWTPLMVAAVSGHYDVVKLLLANGANPNLPDNYINPQRTAQEKGLRPIEVFMRRDEEFSSLLNNKATFRGFTALHYATLIDNFDIAKLLIENGANPCLETEAGQKPLTYAKDGPLKKFLQLQTEKYEEIQKEKDLEERRKFPLEDRLKKYIVGQEGAIATVAATVRRKENGWTDGDHPVVFLFLGSSGIGKTELAKQLAHYIHKDKKESFIRLDMSEFQEKHEVAKLIGAPPGYIGHDEGGQLTKRLKTCPDAVVLFDEVDKAHPDVLTVLLQLFDEGRLTDGQGKTIECKNAIFVMTSNLASQEIAHHALTLREGVEKLKEERLKNASKDETNSFSEDIVISRKFKDAVVKPILKRHFKRDEFLGRINEIIYFLPFSRSELVQLVQRELECWAQRAKERHKIDIKWDRNVESALADGYDVCYGARSIKYEVERRVVNQLAAAHENGVIGKGSSINITATWPENAEYAEIKIQVKNNGYKDFIDIGSSLPIKKASSFW
- the LOC136408402 gene encoding uncharacterized protein — translated: MADNEPHKKLPDKKLYNPRKNPALRLPPGVQKALQNFGVPDLREFLDKKHKEQGSSPEDKPVDPRKQPPPDPSYNYLKDPSRELPGSSPKPDETLQRPSNQRRPRNQQHNNNNNNESYPDSKDNYSERGPKETVKKELRFSDAPQVLEGVPQMSRRGRGSFRGRNPRGRGRHIMPKDREEVIENPVNIKVQLKVDSGQRSCTLDEGTKIAEIKHVPDWTSGGQKPHRNSFRGGRGSFRRGRRGRGNYHGERPTNDDKTDEEHEAAALTENNTTSNEHPELDENRQDSLEQEEYVDSSENYEEFSSEYQQDESTGAFKSPPELEDNLVQSNF
- the LOC136408399 gene encoding mitochondrial disaggregase-like isoform X2, encoding MIKNGVDVNLRHNLGWTPLMVAAVSGHYDVVKLLLANGANPNLPDNYINPQRTAQEKGLRPIEVFMRRDEEFSSLLNNKATFRGFTALHYATLIDNFDIAKLLIENGANPCLETEAGQKPLTYAKDGPLKKFLQLQTEKYEEIQKEKDLEERRKFPLEDRLKKYIVGQEGAIATVAATVRRKENGWTDGDHPVVFLFLGSSGIGKTELAKQLAHYIHKDKKESFIRLDMSEFQEKHEVAKLIGAPPGYIGHDEGGQLTKRLKTCPDAVVLFDEVDKAHPDVLTVLLQLFDEGRLTDGQGKTIECKNAIFVMTSNLASQEIAHHALTLREGVEKLKEERLKNASKDETNSFSEDIVISRKFKDAVVKPILKRHFKRDEFLGRINEIIYFLPFSRSELVQLVQRELECWAQRAKERHKIDIKWDRNVESALADGYDVCYGARSIKYEVERRVVNQLAAAHENGVIGKGSSINITATWPENAEYAEIKIQVKNNGYKDFIDIGSSLPIKKASSFW